In the genome of Populus trichocarpa isolate Nisqually-1 chromosome 6, P.trichocarpa_v4.1, whole genome shotgun sequence, one region contains:
- the LOC7479547 gene encoding class V chitinase produces the protein MAINIIPLFFSIFLVSFQPYFSVGQTVVKGGYWFPGSGFAVSDINSTLFTHLFCAFADVNSQTYQVTISTSNQAQFQTFTKTVQQKNPSVKTLLSIGGGGSDVNTFASMASQSSSRKSFIDSSITLARSNNFLGLDLDWEYPSDSTQMNNFGTLLTEWRAAVVTEAKSSGKTPLMLSAAVLYLSYYYSSSVTYPIQAISNSLDWINLMAYDFYGPGWSPSSTGPPAALYNSGNLESGDNGVRSWIQAGMSAKKLVLGLPFYGWSWRLTNSNNNGLFAPANGQGLAGDGSIGYNQIKQYITQNRATKVFNVTVVTDYCYSGTTWIGYDDTQSISTKVAYAKGKGLLGYFAWHVGADDNWALSSKALQTWGA, from the exons ATGGCAATCAACATCATTCCTCTTTTCTTCTCCATCTTCCTTGTTTCATTTCAGCCCTACTTCTCCGTCGGCCAAACTGTTGTCAAAGGTGGTTACTGGTTTCCTGGTAGCGGCTTTGCAGTTTCTGACATAAATTCTACTCTTTTCACTCACCTTTTCTGTGCATTTGCCGATGTCAATAGCCAAACATATCAAGTTACAATCTCAACTTCCAACCAAGCTCAATTCCAAACCTTCACCAAGACGGTCCAACAAAAAAACCCTTCAGTGAAAACCCTTTTATCAATTGGTGGAGGTGGCTCCGATGTAAACACATTTGCTTCAATGGCTAGCCAGTCAAGTTCTCGTAAATCATTTATTGATTCCTCCATCACGTTAGCAAGGTCTAACAATTTTCTTGGCCTTGACCTTGACTGGGAGTACCCTTCTGATTCTACACAAATGAACAATTTTGGCACCCTTCTTACTGAGTGGAGGGCTGCTGTGGTCACTGAGGCTAAAAGTTCTGGCAAGACACCATTGATGTTATCTGCAGCAGTTCTTTACTTATCATATTACTACTCATCCTCGGTGACGTACCCTATCCAGGCTATATCAAACAGCCTGGATTGGATTAATCTAATGGCATATGATTTTTATGGCCCAGGATGGTCTCCATCAAGCACGGGACCTCCTGCTGCTTTATACAATTCTGGGAATCTAGAAAGTGGAGACAATGGGGTCAGGTCCTGGATTCAGGCTGGCATGTCTGCAAAGAAACTAGTTCTTGGCCTTCCCTTTTATGGCTGGTCATGGCGTCTGACAAATTCGAATAACAATGGCCTTTTTGCACCGGCCAATGGACAAGGCCTAGCAGGAGATGGATCAATAGGCTACAATCAGATCAAGCAGTACATAACCCAAAATAGAGCTACTAAAGTATTCAATGTCACTGTTGTTACAGACTATTGTTACAGTGGAACTACATGGATTGGCTACGATGATACTCAGAGTATCTCCACCAAGGTTGCATATGCTAAAGGGAAAGGCTTGTTAGGTTACTTTGCCTGGCATGTAGGTGCCGATGACAATTGGGCCCTTTCTTCTAAAG CATTGCAGACATGGGGAGCATAG
- the LOC18100581 gene encoding class V chitinase, which translates to MAARTLPFFLSLLFLLQLHSSAGQNAVRAGYWFPGSGFPVSSIDSTLFTHLFCAFADLDPQTNGVIISSANQAQFSTFTRTVQQKNPSVKTLLSIGGGAADETAFAGMASQAGSRKSFIDSSINLARSNNFHGLDLDWEYPSTTTQMTSLGLLLAEWRVAVANESRSTGNTPLLLSAAVFRSSDYYTINYPIRAISNSLDWINVMAYDFYGPGWSNVTGPPAALYNPGTTMSGDYGITTWIQAGVAANKIVLGFPFYGWAWTLANANNNGFFAPTVGPAISNDGDIGYAQINNFIAQNGASALYNSTFVSNFCYSGTTWIGYDDKESISTKVTYAKNRGLLGYFAWHVGADDNWALSQQAASTWGA; encoded by the exons ATGGCTGCCAGAACACTTCCATTCTTCTTATCTCTCCTATTTCTGCTTCAACTCCACTCCTCAGCTGGACAAAATGCAGTTAGAGCTGGATACTGGTTTCCTGGTAGTGGATTTCCAGTTTCCAGCATCGATTCCACCCTTTTCACTCACCTTTTTTGTGCATTTGCTGATCTTGATCCCCAAACTAACGGGGTTATCATCTCGTCTGCAAACCAGGCTCAATTCTCTACCTTCACGCGAACTGTccaacaaaagaatccttctgTCAAGACCCTCTTATCTATCGGTGGAGGAGCTGCAGATGAGACGGCCTTCGCTGGAATGGCAAGCCAAGCCGGTTCACGCAAATCATTTATTGACTCTTCAATCAATTTAGCAAGGTCTAATAACTTCCACGGCTTGGATCTTGATTGGGAGTATCCATCCACCACTACTCAGATGACCAGCTTGGGTCTACTTCTTGCTGAATGGAGAGTCGCCGTGGCCAATGAGTCTAGAAGTACAGGCAACACTCCATTGCTTCTATCGGCAGCAGTTTTCCGCTCATCAGATTATTACACCATCAACTATCCAATCAGAGCCATATCAAACAGCTTGGACTGGATCAATGTAATGGCCTATGACTTCTACGGTCCTGGTTGGTCAAATGTGACAGGACCACCTGCTGCATTATACAACCCTGGGACTACAATGAGCGGGGATTATGGAATCACAACTTGGATCCAGGCTGGTGTGGCAGCTAATAAAATAGTACTTGGATTTCCCTTCTATGGCTGGGCTTGGACGCTTGCAAATGCTAATAACAATGGCTTTTTCGCACCAACTGTTGGACCCGCTATATCGAACGATGGCGACATAGGCTATGCACAGATCAACAATTTCATCGCTCAAAATGGTGCAAGCGCACTTTACAATTCAACTTTCGTTTCCAATTTTTGCTACTCTGGCACAACCTGGATTGGATACGATGATAAGGAGAGTATTTCGACTAAAGTCACCTATGCCAAGAACAGAGGATTGCTCGGTTATTTTGCCTGGCATGTTGGTGCTGATGACAACTGGGCTCTTTCTCAACAAG CGGCATCTACATGGGGAGCATAG